The following are encoded together in the Fusarium keratoplasticum isolate Fu6.1 chromosome 1, whole genome shotgun sequence genome:
- a CDS encoding Glyco-hydro-cc domain-containing protein — protein sequence MIGNKLTLLTATAALLEPALGLNAHRHHHQHVQKRAEWITATIDGQVVSWENNYFGPVSQAPAAPAPAAAAPTQVAEKPAEEQVEAPAPVSVQPTTLAQVAKPAKVSQAPKKAVFKEEAQPAATTTAAAAPKATTNTKTTSQSSGGSVGFSSKRGIAYNDVDLANTFASNCQNCGWAYNWGPSSGGIKGVNYIPTLWGDADDKVKYFEDNIDECLSNGAKAIFSFNEPDNGGQANMEPARAAASHVKLLNGYSGKALIGAPSISNSGLAGEGIAWLKSWVSACETAGCKYDFCNVHWYSEVEYGETLFEHLKAAHEACGGKPIWLTEFAPFGSDDAIAGWLKEAIPRLESLEYLDAYSYFMVSQGMLMTSASELSSYGKVYASA from the coding sequence ATGATCGGCAACAAGCTCACTCTTCTCACTGCCACCGCCGCTCTTCTTGAGCCGGCTCTCGGCCTCAACGCCCaccgtcaccaccaccagcacgTCCAGAAGCGTGCCGAGTGGATCACTGCCACCATCGACGGCCAGGTTGTCTCTTGGGAGAACAACTACTTCGGCCCTGTCTCTCAGGCTCCTGCTGCCCCCGCtcccgccgctgctgctcccaCCCAGGTCGCTgagaagcccgccgaggagcaggTTGAGGCTCCCGCCCCCGTCTCTGTCCAGCCTACCACCCTCGCCCAGGTcgccaagcctgccaaggTCTCCCAGGCCCCCAAGAAGGCCGtcttcaaggaggaggctcagcCCGCCGCTACCaccactgctgctgctgctcccaaggccaccaccaacaccaagaccacTTCTCAGTCTAGCGGCGGCTCCGTTGGCTTCTCTAGCAAGCGTGGTATTGCTTACAACGATGTCGACCTGGCCAACACCTTCGCCTCCAACTGCCAGAACTGTGGCTGGGCTTACAACTGGGGCCCTTCCTCTGGTGGCATCAAGGGTGTGAACTACATCCCCACTCTCTGGGGTGatgccgacgacaaggtcaagtaCTTCGAGGACAACATCGACGAGTGCCTCTCCAACGGcgccaaggccatcttcaGCTTCAACGAGCCCGACAACGGTGGTCAGGCCAACATGGAGCCCGCCCGCGCTGCTGCCTCCCACgtcaagcttctcaacgGCTACTCTGGCAAGGCTCTCATCGGTGCTCCTTCCATCAGCAACAGCGGTCTTGCCGGTGAGGGTATTGCCTGGCTCAAGAGCTGGGTCTCCGCTTGCGAGACTGCCGGCTGCAAGTACGACTTCTGCAACGTCCACTGGTACTCCGAGGTTGAGTACGGTGAGACCCTGTTCGAGCACCTCAAGGCTGCCCACGAGGCCTGCGGTGGCAAGCCCATCTGGCTCACCGAGTTCGCCCCCTTTGGTTCTGATGATGCTATTGCTGGCTGGCTCAAGGAGGCTATTCCCCGACTTGAGTCCCTCGAGTACCTCGACGCCTACTCCTACTTCATGGTTTCCCAGGGCATGCTCATGACCTCTGCGTCTGAGCTCAGCTCCTACGGCAAGGTGTACGCCTCGGCCTAA
- a CDS encoding RING-type domain-containing protein translates to MRPFMVPGIARKLSFLFLALTAVSVSAQQDVTTTAESEVPEWAKPRGMQLSLSTNPGLQFAVIPLTPNLGLNDTTGVVIDVIRINGDMIAADQSNYNKINETSDVAYLSCDEPKDDSYIQPEKMLYQLMTTKPHIRAIVLYSTSYTWCSISHTGDLEYTSILSMADGGEAMQALNYLNRSRGDSVRVSITGNTTDDNAQADEDSGKNNNAVAMSVLYSITGLITVLFLAIIATGAIRAHRYPERYGPRGALGGRPRQSRAKGLARAVLDTIPIVKFGNQTPAKPDPELELEPTEGNDGATQRTASRLSEARRSDAAPVVGADNEPVSAGARAASSPEDAEGKDDDHLGCSICTEDFKVGEDVRVLPCQHQFHPACIDPWLINVSGTCPLCRYDLRPGKGHEGQNEATGDTSALPPPLALEGAENDAPLASHRNRLSRIFDINRLREGTVEEQIDALRQMRAETNEAERQQTTEAVDGESRGQSARFATKLKERFRIRTRAQSGEDHDSQG, encoded by the exons ATGAGGCCCTTCATGGTTCCTGGCATCGCCAGGAAACTatccttcctcttcctcgcccttaccgccgtctccgtctccgccCAGCAAGatgtcaccaccaccgccgaaAGCGAGGTTCCCGAATGGGCAAAGCCTCGCGGCATGCAGCTGTCCCTGTCGACGAATCCAGGACTCCAGTTCGCTGTTATTCCCCTCACCCCGAACTTGGGCTTGAACGATACAACCGGCGTGGTTATTGAT GTCATTCGAATCAATGGCGACATGATTGCGGCAGATCAGTCCAACTATAACAAGATCAACGAGACCTCCGACGTCGCGTACCTATCCTGCGACGAACCCAAAGACGATTCATACATCCAACCCGAAAAGATGCTGTACCAATTGATGACCACCAAGCCTCACATCAGAGCCATCGTGCTCTACTCCACAAGTTACACCTGGTGTTCAATCAGCCATACCGGCGACCTCGAATACACCAGCATCCTGTCAATGGCCGACGGCGGAGAGGCCATGCAGGCGCTAAACTATCTCAACCGCAGCCGCGGTGACAGCGTTAGAGTTTCCATCACGGGCAACACCACCGACGACAATGCCCAGGCAGATGAGGACTCAGGCAAGAACAATAACGCAGTAGCCATGAGTGTTCTGTACAGCATTACCGGCCTCATCACTGTCCTGTTTCTCGCTATTATCGCGACAGGCGCAATTAGAGCCCATCGATACCCTGAAAGATATGGTCCGCGAGGTGCGCTTGGTGGCCGACCCCGTCAGAGCCGGGCCAAGGGACTCGCCAGGGCTGTCCTCGACACTATCCCCATTGTGAAATTTGGGAATCAGACACCAGCAAAACCGGATCCTGAACTAGAGCTAGAACCTACCGAAGGAAACGATGGAGCAACGCAGCGGACTGCTTCGCGCCTAAGTGAGGCTCGGCGATCTGATGCAGCACCGGTAGTAGGCGCTGATAACGAGCCTGTTTCGGCCGGGGCTAGAGCCGCATCATCACCCGAAGAtgccgagggcaaggatgaCGATCATCTGGGGTGCTCTATCTGCACAGAAGACTTCAAGGTTGGCGAAGACGTTAGAGTCTTGCCCTGCCAGCATCAGTTCCATCCTGCATGCATCGACCCTTGGCTGATCAACGTGTCCGGCACGTGCCCGCTCTG CCGTTATGATCTACGCCCCGGCAAGGGCCACGAAGGTCAAAATGAAGCTACTGGGGACACCAGTGCACTACCCCCGCCGCTTGCCCTTGAGGGTGCGGAGAACGATGCCCCGCTAGCATCCCATCGCAACCGGTTATCACGGATCTTTGACATTAATCGGCTTCGAGAGGGGACGGTGGAGGAGCAGATTGACGCCCTACGGCAGATGCGGGCGGAGACGAATGAAGCTGAGCGGCAGCAGACAACAGAAGCTGTAGATGGCGAGTCTCGAGGCCAAAGCGCACGATTCGCAACCAAGCTAAAGGAGAGATTCCGCATCCGTACTCGCGCCCAGTCCGGTGAGGATCATGATAGCCAGGGTTGA